The sequence below is a genomic window from Anopheles cruzii chromosome 3, idAnoCruzAS_RS32_06, whole genome shotgun sequence.
TTTCCGTAaagggcagcagcagaatgccAACACCATTCCTGAAACAGCAATGTCATTTGCACTATCGGCCCTAGGCGCAGTTATACATTATTTAGAACTACTCCATGAGGTGGGAAATCATGGACACTTCCAACTTAATGCAGTTGATTTCAACCGGTAACTTAACATGATTGATTTAACAGTTTTTGTTATCGTATTaactatttttattatttactcCAGCTATGTTCACTTAGATGCTGCTGCCATAGCCGCGCTAAATCTCTTCCCGAAACCTGGTACGGGAATTAACTCACAAGCATATCGCTGGCACAGTGTGCTTGGTGTCCTCGATCGTTGTCGTACGCCCCAGGGCCATCGTTTGGTAGCACAGTGGATTAGACAACCATTGCGAGATTATGAGGCCATAAAAGATCGGCACGACATTGTTGAGTGTTTTGTTAAAGATTCTACGGCACGAACAGAACTTTATAACAATCACCTGAAGAAGTTGCCAGACATTATGCTAGTTCTCAAACGCTTAACGCGTCGAAAGTCGTCCCTGCAGGATATATTCCGCTTGTACCAAGTGATTTTACGCATGCCAAAGATGTTATCATGTCTTGGCGACGGAATGCTAGCAGATAGTGCTGCAATTCGAAACATACTCTATCAACCAATGAAAGATGCGTTGGGTGATCTAAAGTTGTACAAATCAATGGTTGAACAAATTATTGATTTAGAATCGATCGAACGCGGGGAATATCTTGTGAAGGCTACTTTTGACAGTCACCTGGAAGAACGCAAAACAGACATGGATGCGGTAGAGGCGAAAATGAAACAGTGTTTATCGTCGGTAGCGGAAGATATCGGGCTGGAAGCCGGTAGTTCCATCAAACTGGAGTTTGTGAGCCACCACGGTTTCCACTTTCGCATAACACTAAAAGATGAAACGGCGATTCGTAAAAATGTGCGATACAAAGTGTTGGATGCTGTTAAAGGTGGTGTACGATTTACCACTAATCGACTCATTGAACTTAGTGAATCCTTCGCTACGCTGAAAGAGGAGTATGAAGAGCATCAAAAAATAATCGTCTCCGAAGTGATACGTGTTGCCATAGGATATGTTGATCTATGGACAATTTTAAATAACCAGATCGCACAACTCGACTGCTTGGTTGGTTTTGCAGTAGCCGCAGTTTCCGCGCCAATACCATATGTGCGACCCACAATGCGCCGCGACGGGCCAAGCTCACTACACCTTACCAAGGTTCGTCACCCATGCCTGGAATTGCAAGAGGACGTAAACTTTATACCCAATGATGTAGCCCTGCATAGTGAAGATGCCACCATGTACATCATTACAGGGCCAAACATGGGGGGCAAAAGTACGTACATCCGTTCGGTGGGAGTTGCCGTCTTAATGGCCCATGTCGGTGCTTTTATAGCAGCAGACAGTGGCGAAATGTCGATCATGGATTCAATTCTAGGCCGTGTTGGTGCAGACGATAATCTTTCCAAGGGATTGAGTACATTTATGATTGAAATGATAGAAACGGCTGGTATAGTGCGCAGCGCAACTTCAAAATCACTTGTTATCATCGACGAACTCGGCCGTGGAACTTCAACATACGAGGGCTGTGGTATTGCATGGTCCATCGCTGAGTGGCTCGCACGTGAAAGCAAATGTTTGACGCTTTTTGCGACACACTTCCAAGAAATCACGGATCTTACCACCTATAGGTCAAACGTTCGAAACTCACACATGGAAGCAATCGTTGATGGTGAACGTTTAACTTTATTGTACCAAGTCAAACCGGGAGTAATGGAGAAAAGCTTTGGTATACAGGTTGCCAAATTGGCCAAATTTCCAAAGGCTGTGTTTGAGGTACGCTAAATCACTTATTATGCAAACGTTCTTCATCCCAAATTTATTTATATCTTTGTTTTGCAGCTTGCTGAACAGTTCTACTATGAATGTGAGGACCATCGGTACAAATTCATACAAAAAGATGGCGCAAAAGGTTTGGCgttgataaaaaaatgtttcttcgAAATTGAACAATTCGGGTTAGACAACAACTTGTTTAAATTAACACCTGAGACACTGCAAGACCTCAGAGTTTTACTTgagtaacaaaataaaaaaatagtaCTGATACAAATTTATTGCTGAGTGTCTTATCTACATTTGATTTCGACGAATGGTATTTCGAAACAAGATGGAGTGAATTTTCATCGTCTATAGTTAATGTTTCGTCAACATATTGAATTGACAAATGGACAAcaatttttccttctcttcatttgcatgaaattgTGTCTCAGCAGCGGAAACACTTCGAAAAACTTAGGATATTGTATACCAAAAAATGCCAATGAAATCAACGGTATGATTTTCATAATAAACTCATCTTCaatggaaccaaaaaaaagtaTGCCATTCTCATTACACGACCAAAATTTTACCAGATCCctcaaaacgaaacggatACAGCTAGTATAGCTAGTATTTAACGGTGAACGGAACGAATGTCAAACATGTTCCGTATGGGTGAATTTTAATATCTTAATGCTTCCTCAGCCTCTtgccgtcgacgacgacacaccGAGTTATTCTCTTCCTACGTTTCTCtgcttcttttggcgctaaCCTCACTAGCTGGTATTTGTATGTCGTCTCGCTACACATGCTCAACTTTCATACGTACGATAAATATGTTGCGCAAAAAGAACGCGCAACACTTAGCTTGCTGAATCTGGCTAGGAACGAGTTTTTATCTTTGCTTTGCTGTACATCCGACGAACAGACAAGATTCATCTTTCTCGTAGGCACACGCTAGTGTGATCAgtatttcttgtttttttctttaccaTCGTCgagttgtgaattttctttcaGTCGGTTGTCTTCTGCGAACTGGCCCGGCACGTTTTATTCGAAATCTATAGACGAATGAACTTACGTGAGcggtttaaaaacaaaaatcttaATATTGAAAATATCCGAAGAAGTGATAGAGAAGAGTTTGATGCGGTTTGCGTTAAGTTTGTTGGGGCGCCTTGGACGTTAATCGAAAGTCCAGTTATCACTTTTCGTCTGAACTGTTGCTGTATCCATTATACAGATGCTACGAAACAATGTGCAGCtatgtttcattatttcagTAATCTACACTGTCTGACAAACTTATTAGTGATTTGTGGCGGGGATATAAAGCGTAGGCTGGCTGTGACTAAAGAATCTAGTTCGTAATTACCGGTAACTGTTTATTCATTTTCGAGGCCTTCAGCAACCATTACGATTTTTTAACACTGCAATTTTGGCATACCCTTATAAAGACCAACAAAAATTGTTCTTCTGTGATGTGAAGTGAACAGCAATACAGAAAAGTGAACATATACGAAAAAGGTTCGTCGCTTTGTTGTAGTCGTGCGTCGTTTGTTCGTGTTCATGCTATCGAGCAGCGGTCTTCATGGAATAAGAAAATAAGGATTGTGTGAAGTGAATTCATAATCAGGGCTGTAAATAGTATTACGTATTACTAACGTGAACGTTCTGTCAACGTACTACGAACGATTTTAAGAAAATACTTTTAATGTTTACAccgtttattttgtttgttgatccTGAACAAAACCATGTGATATTTGACTTCCAAATGTGTCAAATAACTGCTAAGCAATAGAACTAaaaaatttctttttctttggCTATTTTTCATCATacgaaaatgaaaagtaaatCTAAAAATAAACTCAATTATGCTTAGTTTATAAACCGCCATGTCCACACTAGCAAAAGCATAAGATGAGACACGTTGCacgggaattgtttatcatatTTGTTATATTCAAATTCAGGTAAGGATAAACTGTATTCAGTACTCTTTCTAATTTAATATTACGTTATTTGCTGTATTGTAATGTGTTCATCGCTTgggaaaaaaagtttaatgaCTGACTTCTGACAATGACTTCtaataattttaaacattgggttggggaaaaagaaatctattatttttgtgtgaatttcGAAACTGTATTAAAGATGTTCCGATGATCCGATgatccgatttacgtcaaatatgcaccgttttgttggaaaatttgttgccctTTTTAAAGCGGCTTCAAAATTCCTCCCTCATAGAAGTCTGGGTCGTtcttggcgaaaaactctagcaatctatattcacaatcttctcttgatctcaatttgTTAACACTCAGGAAGATTTGCAATATGCGAAAAAGGTGATAATTGCTTGGAGCAAGGTGCAAGGACGGTGGATGCGttaaaatttcccaaccaagctcccggagcTTTTGGCGAGTCacattgtcctgatggaacacaccaactcttctgttggccaattctggcTATATCTGATCAAGAGATAAtttcaaacggtgcagttgttgacagtagagatctgaatttagtgtctaaccacacggaagcaactaATAATAAATCATTCCTTTCTAGT
It includes:
- the LOC128271903 gene encoding DNA mismatch repair protein spellchecker 1; translated protein: MSNLKPLQCLNLDKQQQKAFIEFYNILGEKPHTTTRIFDRSDFYSCHGEDAFLVSKLLFKSTNVVKIMESDGKQLPYLSLSKSNFEALVRDLLLVRNYRVEVYTKSNQNRLSNEWSVEFKGSPGNLAHFEDILFGGHNEMVNGSAIIALQIRQDPRHRTIGLGYIESNERRMAVIEFIVDDFYTELESLIVILNPKECLVPAITGEYERVGQLMKRNNVIVTMRKKKDFMIEKVEIIDNLNKLLRFRKGQQQNANTIPETAMSFALSALGAVIHYLELLHEVGNHGHFQLNAVDFNRYVHLDAAAIAALNLFPKPGTGINSQAYRWHSVLGVLDRCRTPQGHRLVAQWIRQPLRDYEAIKDRHDIVECFVKDSTARTELYNNHLKKLPDIMLVLKRLTRRKSSLQDIFRLYQVILRMPKMLSCLGDGMLADSAAIRNILYQPMKDALGDLKLYKSMVEQIIDLESIERGEYLVKATFDSHLEERKTDMDAVEAKMKQCLSSVAEDIGLEAGSSIKLEFVSHHGFHFRITLKDETAIRKNVRYKVLDAVKGGVRFTTNRLIELSESFATLKEEYEEHQKIIVSEVIRVAIGYVDLWTILNNQIAQLDCLVGFAVAAVSAPIPYVRPTMRRDGPSSLHLTKVRHPCLELQEDVNFIPNDVALHSEDATMYIITGPNMGGKSTYIRSVGVAVLMAHVGAFIAADSGEMSIMDSILGRVGADDNLSKGLSTFMIEMIETAGIVRSATSKSLVIIDELGRGTSTYEGCGIAWSIAEWLARESKCLTLFATHFQEITDLTTYRSNVRNSHMEAIVDGERLTLLYQVKPGVMEKSFGIQVAKLAKFPKAVFELAEQFYYECEDHRYKFIQKDGAKGLALIKKCFFEIEQFGLDNNLFKLTPETLQDLRVLLE